The proteins below are encoded in one region of Fibrella aestuarina BUZ 2:
- a CDS encoding Pycsar system effector family protein, with translation MNPVETSLPISDLTPAPLPDEIAGKKEKKDKEKKKKKKASRGIETMYRTTLANHLRLSEMADQKANLMISINTILVSIIMSSFFKPVGGMENLVIPEIMLLVVSLVTVVISLFATKPNYAPPATRNVGDRPLDLLFFGDYTQLTVQEYREAVRDLTSDEKRLYESLSNNIYAQGKVLHKKYRLLTVAYTFFMIGFSIVVISSVIVLLMGNR, from the coding sequence ATGAATCCAGTTGAAACCTCATTGCCGATCAGCGACCTGACTCCCGCGCCGCTGCCCGACGAAATCGCCGGGAAAAAGGAGAAAAAGGACAAGGAGAAGAAAAAGAAGAAAAAAGCCAGTCGGGGTATCGAGACCATGTACCGCACGACGCTCGCCAACCACCTGCGGCTGAGCGAGATGGCCGACCAGAAAGCCAACCTGATGATTTCGATCAACACCATTCTGGTGTCGATCATCATGTCGTCGTTTTTCAAGCCGGTGGGTGGCATGGAGAACCTGGTCATTCCCGAAATCATGCTGCTCGTGGTGAGCCTCGTCACGGTGGTTATTTCACTGTTTGCGACCAAGCCAAACTATGCCCCGCCCGCAACCCGCAACGTGGGCGACCGCCCGCTCGACCTGCTTTTCTTCGGCGATTATACGCAACTGACTGTCCAGGAATACCGCGAGGCCGTGCGTGACCTCACCAGCGACGAGAAGCGCCTGTACGAGAGCCTGAGTAATAACATTTATGCGCAGGGCAAGGTATTACACAAGAAATACCGGCTGCTCACGGTGGCCTACACCTTCTTCATGATTGGCTTCTCCATCGTGGTCATCAGCAGCGTCATTGTGCTGCTAATGGGGAATAGATAG